The following DNA comes from Bacteroidota bacterium.
GCAGGAGTTGGAGCTGGTATCGGATCGTTATTCATGGGTGGATCATTTGGAGCCGGATTTTTAGGAACATGTGCTGTTGATGGTGCTTATGGATTTATAACCGGAGCCTCTATGGGTGGAGCGGCTGGCGCGACGAATGGATTTATTACTGGCACTGGTAATAGTGTGGTGGCAGGTAAAAATCTGGGAGAGTCTTTATCCAAAGGAATTGATGCTACATGGAGACAGGCACTTATTGGTGCAACATTTGGTGGTATCGGTGGGGGAATTGCTGCTGCTGCAAAAGATAGAAACTTTTGGACAGGAGAGCCAAATTGGAAGGGCGCACTCAGAATTACTTCCGAAAGAATAGACTTCAATATACCAGAACAAAGAATAGAATTGAATACGGAGGGACTAAGAAGCAAATTAAATCCCTGGTATGAAAATTCTAGTTCTTGTATTGATGATGAAGGATTGCACATTTATGATAATTATTCAGATGGCACTCAAGTATTCAATGATCTTTATTTGACTCGATGCGGATCAAGTAATTACAGCCCTTTATCTCAAAACTATGACTATTCTATTACACATATTTCTTTTGATGTTAATATTAAGGACAATCCAAGCTATTTTCGTGATGGCATAGGATGGTTTGCGAAGATAGAGCCATATAGGCTTCCAAATGGTCACTATGGATACAGTATACACCCGGATGGTAATTCTTTAGGAATGTGGTGGCTAAATGATGGAACAGCAGGATGTCCCGGCATTCAAGAAAATGCTTTACGATTGAATCAACTAAGTAGTTTTATTCAAAACCATATAAATAGATATGGCCCAATTCCTTTAAGAGTTTATTGGCATTAAATTACAAAACTATGAAACTAATGTTGCTGCTTCTATTATTTCCTGGATCGTTTAATTCTAATTATGAGGATGATACGATTTCTAATAGGCAAATTATATTAATACAAAATTTCTTAAATGATATCAATAATGATTCAATTTCAATAGCGACATATCATAAATATATTGAT
Coding sequences within:
- a CDS encoding RHS repeat-associated core domain-containing protein gives rise to the protein MSFLYGPDEVRKKTQFSINRVVYKTKYYIGSDCEIEKFKSAPDRKMHYLIGGDGLFAIYVQQGNENIMYYIYKDYLGSIYCITSDNGIVAEYNNVEQIYSFDPWGRRRNHTDWTYENVPVSFLFDRGFTGHEHLDVFNLINMNGRVYDPWLGCFISPDPFVQAPENGQNFNRYSYALNNPLKYADPNGEFLHLIIGAIIGGTMNLISNWGNIDNFWQGLGYFGVGAVAGAAAAGVGAGIGSLFMGGSFGAGFLGTCAVDGAYGFITGASMGGAAGATNGFITGTGNSVVAGKNLGESLSKGIDATWRQALIGATFGGIGGGIAAAAKDRNFWTGEPNWKGALRITSERIDFNIPEQRIELNTEGLRSKLNPWYENSSSCIDDEGLHIYDNYSDGTQVFNDLYLTRCGSSNYSPLSQNYDYSITHISFDVNIKDNPSYFRDGIGWFAKIEPYRLPNGHYGYSIHPDGNSLGMWWLNDGTAGCPGIQENALRLNQLSSFIQNHINRYGPIPLRVYWH